The following coding sequences are from one Rissa tridactyla isolate bRisTri1 chromosome 14, bRisTri1.patW.cur.20221130, whole genome shotgun sequence window:
- the PRRC2B gene encoding protein PRRC2B isoform X4, whose protein sequence is MSDRLGQITKGKDGKSKYSTLSLFDKYKGKSIEAIRTTVIPRHGLQSLGKVAAARRMPPPANLPSLKSENKGNDPNIIIVPKDGTGWANKQDQPDQKSSSATAAQLQESLPQQGLQKSVSNLQKPTQSISQESTNSVPGGPKSWAQLNGKPAGQEGGSRASSRLLSFSPEEFPTLKAAGEQDKVGKEKGALDPSYGPGPSLRPQNVTSWREGGGRNITSATSLTASPAELGSKTSSTGDGAPSSVSASDPKEPSLRPAQPVRKGASQFMGNVYQPPTYHDMLPAFMCPQQPSETPASLDRGSFPLPQLRLEPRVPFRQYQMNDQDGKENRLNLSRPTRPLRQQIERAPRPTIINAENLKGLDELDTDADDGWAGIHDEVDYSEKLKFSEDEEEEETLKDGRQKWNSWDPRRQRQLSLSSADSADVKHTVEEGKNWGDSVGLSRSVRKVQDSQQPPRKLNGWSSTSEYQKPTLGSILRQQSLEDKEEKVPLRQKFVHSEISEAVERARRRREEEERRAREERLAACAAKLKQLDQKCKLAQKTSETQKHTENEDVRPPSTEKNAVQENSHAFRRATPEFHTQDVSVGYLEEETPAPAATAQSSSEEELREAPSPAQEFNKYQKSLPPRFQRQQQQQQQEQLYKMQHWQQQQVYPPPSHSHPQRTFYPPHPQMLGFDPRWMMMPSYMDPRMAQSRAPVDFYPSALHPSGIMKPMIQQDSIGGSSCRSEDQNCQAGQVERKSAPLDPVPVWGQESYTSLQSKGYSLSHQKQADMTMEGLHARNDSYSPPSGRPEGLSTQRDLFEERGEEYLSAFDKKAQADFDSCLSSQRIGQDLLFQHQETVQETSTSGNRHANLRCSPLEPDFIQAEKKPEYNGWDISHHQKPAETAAEVAEEVPRDEQSFNADPWKKEGANTKQPAEETTEWAPENRNTSGQHQEQMGRTRRSGPIKKPVLKALKVEEKEKEIEKVKLEGEDTSRPLKEKAAVQKVENESDDSTALLNSTRYLLDDKGSSQASLAREAEKSQEEEEEEEEEEKPERTWENKLCRESGDLPPTKRNNWIFIDEEQAFGGRGQGRGRGRGFREFTFRGRGTVVGSRGVYNNQRSSRGRGLREFNQPEDFPRGKPRRRIASETHSEGSEYEELPKRRRQRGSENSNEGSVLDREDSDLKKGDFKESWRSNKIYSDDHTSLDPKMRAPRAFGRSLPPRLSNSGYGRRGFMGKEPTQWQGRSGGAGWQEYSHTSPSDTFGSRQQSDREYIQDSYKHVDSFSSRVFDESHLDDKRHFFQEDYSADQENIENRPFRRRRPPRQDKPPRFRRLRQERESVGQWNPEEGVPNVLPSQWPGRPKLTTPEKSTISGRRSPELSYQNSSDHANEEWETASESSDFSERRERRDGVAESEGQLESGLGNGSLGEKRELAKRSFSSQRPIVDRQSRKTEPTGFVEQSVRTGVGAASRYDSQQNGTLIKSKRSPEEGGGLGNASGGSSHSIYSLDRASHGNSESAEGPGKKTEKEPKSTAQRASEKGEALSQFELSYGSTIIDNRVSNTAEENEVGSLAGEGFIEVLTKKQRRLLEEERRKKEQAAQAPAKARVLQSRIPPRFAKKQNGLCLEQSDVTVSGNSLGTEIWESNSPALSVQSPGSDSWSKPVNTFNGTESSTTEGFKGSQGDSGIDLSAESRESSATSSQRSSPYGTLKPEEMNGAGLVDPKPDCQKEQVQKQSDKKDSDQGSGQNKEHKPGPIGNERSLKNRKGSEGTERLEGNIPPVNGVEIHVDSVLPVPPIEFGVNPKDSDFSLPPGSASGTAANPVTKLQDALASNAGLTQSIPILRRDHHLQRCIGLNPMSFPTADLTLKMESARKAWENSPSLPEQNSPGGAGSGIQPPSSVGASNGVSYSSFGGVSMPPMPVASVAPSASIPGNHIPPLYLDGHVFASQPRLVPQTIPQQQSYQQAAAAQQIPISLHTSLQAQAQLGLRGGLPVSQSQEMYSSIQPFRSQVYMHPSLSQPSTMVLTGGTALKPPYSAFPGMQPLEVVKTQSGSPYQPMNGSQTLVYEGQINQAAGMGASQMMDSQLTQLTMPVPGSQLPLPRYGSGQQPLILPQSIQLPQGQNLPVGAPRRILPPGSQPSVLATSRESSQMEMKGFHFSDGKQNMSSGGSVPAPHTYRPSSASPSGKPAGPAVSMGSVQGHYVQQAKQRVDENKANLGAVKLQETASTNQMKPVRTGAIKPQAVKVEESKA, encoded by the exons ATGTCCGATCGTTTGGGGCAAATAACCAAGGGAAAGGATGGGAAAAGCAAGTATTCGACTCTCAGCCTGTTTGATAAGTATAAAGGAAAGTCAATAGAAGCTATCAGAACTACAG TTATACCTAGACATGGCTTACAGAGTCTTGGGAAAGTTGCTGCTGCTCGGCGCATGCCACCTCCTGCAAACTTGCCTAGCTTGAAGTCTGAGAACAAAGGAAACGACCCCAACATCATTATAGTACCCAAGGACGGTACAGGATGGGCAAACAAGCAGGATCAGCCAGACCAAAAGAG TTCCAGTGCGACggctgcacagctgcaggagtCGCTGCCGCAGCAGGGTTTGCAGAAATCTGTCTCCAATTTACAGAAGCCGACACAGTCAATCAGTCAGGAG agtacAAATTCAGTGCCAGGTGGACCAAAGTCATGGGCACAGCTGAATGGAAAGCCAGCAGGACAAGAAGGTG GTTCAAGGGCCTCAAGCCGACTGTTATCCTTCTCTCCCGAGGAATTTCCGACGCTGAAAGCAGCTGGCGAGCAGGACAAGGTTGGCAAAGAAAAGGGCGCCTTAGATCCGTCGTATGGGCCAGGACCAAGCCTCCGCCCCCAGA ATGTCACCAGTTGGAGGGAGGGCGGTGGGAGGAACATAACCTCTGCCACATCTCTGACCGCCTCCCCTGCTGAGCTGGGCAGCAAGACCTCTAGCACGGGAGATGGAGCCCCCTCCTCAGTGAGTGCCAGTGATCCGAAGGAGCCATCTCTCcgcccagctcagcctgtccgCAAAGGGGCTTCACAGTTCATGGGAAATGTCTACCAACCACCTACATACCATGACATGCTACCTGCTTTT ATGTGTCCACAACAGCCATCTGAGACCCCTGCATCGCTGGACCGAGGgtctttccctcttcctcagcTTCGGCTTGAGCCCCGGGTACCTTTCAGACAATACCAGATGAATGACCAGGATGG AAAAGAGAACAGGCTTAACCTGTCTCGCCCAACACGTCCACTTCGGCAGCAAATAGAGAGAGCACCTCGGCCCACCATTATCAATGCAGAGAACCTAAAGGGGCTGGATGAACTAGACACTGATGCAGATGACGGGTGGGCAG GCATTCATGATGAAGTGGATTACTCTGAGAAACTGAAGtttagtgaagatgaggaagaggaagaaactcTTAAAGATGGACGACAGAAGTG GAACAGCTGGGATCCCAGAAGGCAGCGACAGTTGTCCCTGAGCTCTGCAGACAGTGCAGATGTCAAACACACtgtggaggaaggaaagaattgGGGCGACTCTGTGGGCTTGTCCCGATCAGTCCGGAAGGTGCAGGATTCACAGCAGCCTCCGAGGAAGCTGAATGGCTGGAGCTCAACATCTGAATACCAG aaGCCCACCCTGGGAAGTATTCTCAGGCAGCAGTCCCTTGAggataaagaagaaaaggtgCCACTGAGACAGAAGTTTGTGCACTCTGAGATCTCAGAGGCTGTCGAGAGAGCCAGGAGGCGACGGGAAGAGGAAGAGCGGCGAGCCAGGGAGGAGCGTCTGGCAGCCTGCGCTGCAAAGCTGAAGCAACTTGATCAGAAATGCAAACTGGCTCAGAAAACCAGCGAGACCCAGAAACACACAGAGAATGAAGATGTGCGACCCCCAAGCACAGAGAAAAATGCTGTGCAGGAGAATAGTCATGCCTTCCGTAGAG caacCCCTGAGTTTcacacacaggatgtctctgttGGCTATCTGGAAGAGGAgactcctgccccagcagcaacagcccaaagcagcagtgaggaggagctcAGAGAAGCTCCCTCTCCAGCACAGGAATTCAACAAATACCAGAAATCTCTTCCCCCACGAttccagaggcagcagcagcaacagcagcag gagcagctgtacAAGAtgcagcactggcagcagcagcaagtctATCCtcccccatcccattcccatccccaacGGACGTTCTACCCGCCGCACCCCCAGATGCTTGGCTTTGATCCTCGATGGATGATGATGCCCTCTTATATGGACCCTCGCATGGCCCAGAGTCGTGCCCCTGTGGATTTCTACCCTTCAGCCCTTCACCCTTCAG GAATTATGAAGCCCATGATTCAGCAGGACTCCATTGGAGGAAGCAGTTGTCGGTCTGAAGATCAGAACTGTCAGGCAGGGCAGGTGGAAAGGAAAAGTGCTCCCTTGGACCCTGTGCCAGTGTGGGGCCAGGAGAGCTACACATCTCTGCAGAGCAAAGGATACTCCCTGTCACATCAAAAACAGGCTGACATGACCATGGAGGGGCTGCATGCCAG gAATGACAGTTACTCTCCTCCTTCTGGAAGGCCAGAGGGTCTGAGCACCCAGCGAGATCTCTttgaggagagaggggaggagtaCTTGAGTGCTTTTGACAAGAAGGCCCAAGCAGACTTTGACAGCTGCCTGTCGTCTCAGAGGATAGGCCAAGATCTCCTGTTTCAGCATCAGGAGACCGTGCAGGAAACTTCTACTTCTGGTAACCGCCATGCAAACTTGAGGTGTTCACCTCTGGAGCCTGATTTTATCCAAGCAGAGAAGAAGCCTGAATATAATGGTTGGGATATCAGCCACCATCAGAAacctgcagagactgcagcagAGGTTGCTGAAGAAGTGCCCAGGGATGAGCAGTCATTCAATGCTGACCCGTGGAAGAAAGAAGGAGCCAATACCAAACAGCCGGCTGAAGAGACAACGGAGTGGGCTCCTGAGAACCGGAACACCAGTGGTCAGCACCAGGAGCAAATGGGGAGGACACGGCGATCAGGCCCAATAAAAAAACCAGTCCTGAAAGCCCTCAaggtggaagagaaggagaaggagatcGAGAAGGTTAAACTGGAGGGCGAGGACACCTCGCGCCCACTGAAGGAGAAGGCAGCTGTTCAGAAAGTAGAAAATGAGTCAGATGATTCTACAGCCTTACTGAACTCCACACGCTATCTGCTGGATGACAAAGGTTCTTCCCAAGCCAGCCTTGCCCGAGAGGCTGAGAAATctcaagaggaagaggaggaagaggaggaggaagagaagccaGAAAGAACCTGGGAGAACAAGCTATGCAGAGAGTCTGGTGATCTACCTCCCACGAAAAGAAACAACTGGATCTTCATTGATGAGGAACAAGCCTTTGGTGGGAGAGGTCAGGGGCGTGGGCGAGGGAGAGGCTTCAGAGAGTTTACTTTCAGAGGCCGAGGCACTGTTGTGGGCAGCCGGGGAGTCTATAACAACCAGCGGAGTAGCCGAGGGCGAGGGCTTCGGGAGTTCAACCAGCCAGAGGACTTCCCCAGAGGCAAACCAAGGCGCCGGATTGCAAGTGAGACACACAGTGAAGGGTCAGAATACGAGGAGCTCCCCAAGCGTCGCCGGCAGAGAGGATCAGAGAACAGCAATGAAGGTTCTGTGCTGGACAGGGAGGACAGCGATTTGAAAAAGGGAGACTTCAAAGAATCTTGGAGGTCCAACAAAATCTATTCAGATGATCACACTAGTCTGGATCCTAAGATGAGGGCCCCGAGAGCTTTTGGGAGATCACTGCCACCAAGACTGAGCAACTCTGGCTATGGGCGAAGGGGTTTCATGGGTAAGGAGCCCACCCAGTGGCAAGGCAGGAgtgggggagcagggtggcaggagTACAGCCACACCTCTCCATCGGACACTTTTGGGAGCAGGCAACAGTCCGACAGGGAGTACATTCAGGATTCTTATAAACACGTGGATTCCTTCTCTAGCCGGGTTTTTGATGAGAGCCATCTGGATGACAAAAGGCACTTTTTCCAGGAAGATTACTCTGCGGATCAGGAGAACATAGAAAACAGGCCATTCAGGAGAAGGCGTCCCCCCCGCCAGGACAAACCACCAAGATTCAGGCGCCTCAGGCAAGAGAGGGAATCAGTCGGCCAGTGGAACCCTGAGGAGGGAGTCCCCAACGTGCTGCCCAGCCAGTGGCCTGGAAGACCCAAGCTGACCACCCCAGAGAAGAGCACCATCTCGGGCAGACGGTCTCCTGAGCTGTCCTACCAGAACTCATCCGACCACGCCAATGAGGAGTGGGAGACAGCATCTGAAAGCAGCGACTTCAGCGAGCGGCGGGAGAGGCGAGatggagttgcagagagcgaagGCCAGCTAGAGAGTGGCCTCGGGAACGGAAGcctgggagagaagagggagcTAGCAAAGAGGAGCTTCTCAAGCCAAAGGCCGATTGTTGACAGGCAGAGCCGCAAGACCGAGCCAACAGGGTTTGTGGAGCAGTCTGTCAGGACTGGTGTAGGAGCAGCTTCCAGATACGACAGCCAGCAGAACGGGACACTGATTAAAAGCAAAAG ATCTCCAGAAGAAGGAGGGGGCCTTGGCAACGCCAGTGGTGGGAGCAGCCACTCCATTTACAGCTTGGATAGGGCTTCCCATGGCAACTCGGAGAGTGCTGAGGGGCCAGgtaaaaagacagagaaggagCCCAAATCCACTGCGCAGAGAGCAAGCGAGAAGGGAGAGGCCTTGTCACAGTTTGAACTGAGCTACGGAA GTACCATCATCGATAATCGGGTGTCGAACACAGCGGAAGAGAATGAAGTAGGTTCTTTGGCAGGTGAAGGCTTCATTGAGGTTCTTACTAAAAAGCAGCGTCGTCTGCTGGAAGAGGAGCGAAGGAAgaaggaacaggctgctcag GCACCAGCTAAGGCCCGTGTCCTTCAGTCTCGCATTCCTCCTCGATTTGCTAAGAAGCAGAACGGCTTGTGCTTGGAGCAAAGTGATGTAACAGTGTCTGGAAACAGCCTGGGCACAGAGATCTGGGAGAGCAACAGTCCAG CTCTTTCCGTTCAGTCTCCTGGCAGTGACTCCTGGAGCAAGCCTGTAAATACCTTCAATGGTACTGAATCTAGCACCACTGAG GGTTTTAAAGGCAGCCAGGGGGATAGTGGCATTGACTTGAGCGCGGAGTCTCGGGAATCCTCCGCTACCTCCTCTCAGCGCAGTTCTCCATATGGCACCCTCAAACCAGAGGAGATGAATGGGGCTGGCCTGGTCGACCCAAAGCCTGACTGCCAGAAGGAGCAAGTGCAGAAGCAATCTGATAAAAAG GATTCAGATCAAGGCTCAGGACAGAACAAGGAACACAAGCCTGGACCAATCGGCAACGAACGctccctgaaaaacagaaagggtTCGGAGGGAACGGAACGGCTGGAAGGGAATATTCCCCCTGTTAACGGGGTGGAAATTCACGTGGATTCTGTACTTCCTGTGCCACCCATTGAATTTGGAGTAAATCCTAAA gACTCTGACTTCAGCTTGCCACCTGGTTCTGCCTCTGGCACTGCAGCTAACCCAGTCACCAAATTGCAGGATGCCTTGGCCAGTAat GCAGGGTTAACGCAGTCCATTCCCATTCTACGAAGAGATCATCACCTCCAGCGGTGCATTGGCCTGAACCCGATGTCCTTCCCCACTGCAGACCTTACCCTTAAG ATGGAGTCTGCTCGTAAAGCTTGGGAAAACTCTCCTAGTTTACCAGAACAGAACTCCCCAGGAGGTGCAGGCTCAGGCATCCAGCCTCCTTCCAGTGTTGGAGCTTCCAACGGTGTCAGCTACAGCTCTTTTGGTGGAGTTTCTATGCCTCCTATGCCTGTGGCGTCCGTAGCACCTTCTGCATCTATTCCAG GTAACCATATTCCACCCCTGTATCTGGATGGCCATGTGTTTGCAAGTCAGCCCCGCCTGGTCCCTCAGACAATACCTCAGCAGCAAAGCTACCAACAG gctgctgctgctcaacAGATTCCCATTTCCCTCCACACATCCTTACAGGCCCAAGCTCAGCTTGGGCTGAGGGGTGGTCTGCCTGTTTCCCAGTCCCAGGAGATGTACAGCTCTATACAGCCCTTCAG GTCTCAGGTGTATATGCACCCCAGTCTGTCTCAACCCAGCACCATGGTCCTGACCGGAGGCACTGCTCTGAAGCCTCCGTATTCCGCCTTCCCAGGCATGCAGCCCTTGGAGGTGGTGAAAACCCAGTCTGGGTCCCCCTATCAGCCCATGAATGGAAGCCAGACGCTGGTTTATGAAGGCCAGATAAACCAGGCGGCTGGTATGGGAGCTTCCCAGATGATGGACTCTCAGCTTACACAG CTAACAATGCCTGTGCCTGGCTCCCAGCTTCCTCTGCCCCGCTACGGCTCTGGCCAGCAGCCCCTAATTCTACCACAGTCCATCCAGCTCCCTCAGGGGCAAAACCTTCCTGTAGGAGCTCCCCGAAGAATCCTCCCTCCTGGATCCCAGCCTTCTGTTCTTGCTACCAGCAGGGAG tCCTCCCAAATGGAAATGAAAGGGTTTCATTTCTCCGACGGTAAACAGAATATGTCCTCCGGAGGGTCTGTACCAGCACCACATACGTACAG GCCTAGCTCTGCCAGCCCAAGCGGGAAGCCGGCTGGACCAGCAGTTAGTATGGGCTCTGTGCAAGGACACTATGTACAGCAG GCAAAGCAGCGGGTGGATGAAAATAAAGCCAACCTGGGAGCAGTAAAGCTGCAAGAAACAGCTTCCACAAACCAGATGAAGCCAGTGCGCACAGGAGCGATCAAACCTCAGGCAGTCAAAGTGGAGGAAAGCAAGGCCTAG